Proteins encoded in a region of the Tripterygium wilfordii isolate XIE 37 chromosome 21, ASM1340144v1, whole genome shotgun sequence genome:
- the LOC119989154 gene encoding ubiquitin carboxyl-terminal hydrolase 12-like isoform X1, producing MTLMTPPPIDQQVDDEMLVPQAEIADGPQPMEAQAETVSTVDAPTVEETPTARFTWTIENFSRLNVKKLYSDVFFVGGYKWRILIFPKGNNVDHLSIYLDVADSTALPYGWSRYAQFSLAIINQIHSKYSIRKDTQHQFNVRESDWGFTSFMLLGELYDPARGYLVNDTCVVEADVAVRRVVDYWSHDSKKETGYVGLKNQGATCYMNSLLQTLYHIPYFRKAVYHMPTTENDNPSGSIPLALQSLFYKLQYTDTSVATKELTKSFGWDTYDSFMQHDVQELNRVLCEKLEDKMKGTVVEGTIQQLFEGHHMNYIECINVEYKSTRKESFYDLQLDVKGCRDVYASFDKYVEVERLEGDNKYHAEQYGLQDAKKGVLFIDFPPVLQLQLKRFEYDFMRDTMVKINDRYEFPLQLDLDRENGKYLSPEADRTVRNLYTLHSVLVHSGGVHGGHYYAYIRPTLSDQWFKFEDERVTKEDVKRALEEQYGGEEEVPHTNPGFNNSPFKFTKYSNAYMLVYIRESDKDKIICNVDEKDIAEHLQIRLKKEQEEKEQKKKEKAEAHLYTYIKVARDEDLFEQIGKDIYFDLVDHEKVSTFRIQKQTQFVLFKEEVAKEFGIPVQFQRFWLWAKRQNHTYRPNRPLTLQEEAQSVGQLREVSNKANTAELKLFLDVERGQDLQPIPPPGKSKEDILLFFKFYDPLKEELRYVGRLFVKSSGKPVEILPKLNELAGFGANQVVDLYEEIKFDPGVMCERVDKKLSFRQSQLEDGDIICFQKSQVGNEQYRYPDIPSFLEYVHNRQAVHFRSLEKPKEDDFCLELSKLHTYDDVVERVAHHLGLDDPSKIRITSHNCYSQQPKPQPIKYRAVDHLSDMLVHYNQTSDILYYEVLDIPLPELQCLKTLKVAFYHATKDEVVIHTIRLPKQSTVGDVLNDLKSKVELSHPDAELRLLEVFYHKIYKIFPLSEKIENINDQYWTLRAEEIPEEEKNIGPHARFIHVYHFMKDTAQNQQVQNFGEPFFLVIHENETLAEIKARIQKKLQVADEEYSKWKFAFMSLGRPEYLQDSVVVSTRFQRRDVYGAWEQYLGLEHTDNTPKRSFAANQNRHTFEKPVRIYN from the exons ATGACTCTGATGACTCCTCCACCTATCGAT CAGCAGGTGGACGACGAGATGTTGGTCCCGCAGGCAGAAATTGCCGATGGTCCTCAGCCCATGGAAG cACAAGCAGAAACTGTGAGTACAGTGGATGCGCCAACAGTGGAAGAAACACCAACAGCTAGGTTCACATGGACAATTGAGAATTTCTCAAGGCTGAATGTGAAGAAGCTATATTCTGATGTTTTCTTCGTGGGAGGATACAAATG GCGGATACTTATATTCCCCAAAGGGAACAATGTCGACCATTTGTCTATATATTTAGATGTTGCGGATTCAACGGCCCTGCCATATGGATGGAGTAGATATGCCCAATTCAGCTTGGCTATTATCAACCAAATTCACAGCAAGTACTCCATTAGAAAAG ATACACAGCACCAGTTCAATGTACGCGAAAGTGATTGGGGCTTCACTTCTTTCATGCTTCTTGGTGAACTATATGACCCTGCCAGAGGTTATCTTGTGAATGACACATGTGTGGTTGAAGCTGATGTAGCTGTCCGTAGAGTTGTTGATTACTGGTCACATGACTCAAAAAAAGAGACTGGTTATGTTGGACTTAAGAACCAAGGAGCCACTTGCTACATGAACTCTCTACTTCAGACATTGTACCATATCCCATACTTCAGAAAG GCTGTGTACCATATGCCAACAACTGAGAATGATAATCCATCAGGGAGTATTCCTTTGGCCTTGCAGAGTTTATTTTATAAGCTTCAGTACACTGACACTAGTGTAGCGACGAAAGAGTTAACAAAGTCTTTTGGATGGGACACATATGATTCTTTCATGCAACACGATGTACAAGAACTTAATAGGGTTCTTTGTGAAAAGCTTGAAGATAAAATGAAG GGAACTGTTGTGGAGGGTACAATACAGCAGTTATTTGAAGGCCACCATATGAATTATATTGAATGCATCAACgtggaatataaatcaacaagAAAGGAATCATTTTACG ATCTTCAGCTTGATGTCAAAGGCTGTCGGGATGTCTATGCTTCTTTTGACAAATATGTGGAAGTGGAGCGTCTTGAAGGTGACAATAAATATCACGCTGAGCAGTATGGGTTGCAG GATGCTAAGAAGGGTGTCCTATTCATTGACTTTCCCCCTGTTCTTCAACTTCAGTTAAAacgttttgagtatgattttaTGCGAGATACTATGGTAAAG ATAAATGATCGCTATGAGTTCCCTTTGCAACTTGATCTTGACAGGGAAAATGGGAAATATTTATCACCCGAGGCAGACAGGACTGTTCGCAATCTGTATACGTTGCACAG TGTTTTGGTTCACAGTGGTGGGGTCCATGGTGGGCACTATTATGCTTATATCAGGCCAACCCTCTCAGATCAATG GTTTAAATTTGAAGATGAGCGAGTCACCAAAGAAGATGTGAAAAGGGCTTTGGAAGAGCAATATGGTGGTGAGGAAGAG GTACCTCATACAAATCCCGGGTTCAATAATTCCCCGTTTAAATTTACAAAGTATTCAAATGCGTATATGCTTGTCTATATACGTGAAAGTGACAAGGATAAGATAATCTGTAATGTAGATGAGAAGGACATTGCTGAACACCTTCAG ATAAGGTTGaagaaagaacaagaagagaaggagcagaagaagaaggaaaaagctGAGGCACACCTGTATACTTACATAAAG GTTGCCCGTGATGAGGATTTATTTGAACAGATCGGGAAGGACATATATTTTGATCTTGTGGATCATGAAAAAGTTTCTACTTTTCGCatccaaaaacaaacacaatttGTCCTTTTCAAG GAAGAAGTAGCCAAAGAGTTCGGTATAccagtgcaatttcaacgttTTTGGCTGTGGGCAAAACGCCAAAACCATACATACCGTCCAAATCGGCCGTTGACTCTTCAGGAGGAAGCACAGTCA GTTGGACAGTTGAGAGAAGTTTCCAATAAGGCGAATACTGCTGAGCTGAAGTTGTTTCTGGATGTAGAACGTGGGCag gATTTGCAGCCTATTCCTCCACCAGGGAAGTCTAAAGAGgatattctccttttctttaaattttacgATCCTTTGAAAGAGGAGCTCAG GTATGTTGGGAGACTCTTTGTGAAAAGTAGTGGTAAGCCAGTGGAAATTTTACCTAAACTAAATGAATTGGCTGGCTTTGGCGCAAATCAAGTTGTTGACCTTTATGAG gaAATAAAATTTGACCCTGGTGTCATGTGTGAACGTGTCGACAAAAAGCTCTCATTCCGTCAAAGTCAG CTTGAAGATGGAGACATCATCTGCTTTCAGAAATCTCAAGTTGGAAATGAACAGTACCGCTACCCTGATATTCCGTCATTTCTTGAGTACGTGCATAACCGTCAG GCTGTTCACTTTCGATCGTTGGAGAAACCAAAAGAAGATGACTTCTGTCTTGAGTT GTCAAAGCTACACACTTACGATGATGTTGTGGAAAGAGTAGCTCATCATCTTGGCTTGGATGACCCATCCAAAATTAGGATTACTTCTCATAACTGTTACTCCCAACAACCTAAACCCCAACCTATCAAGTATCGAGCAGTTGACCATttgtctgacatgctagtccACTACAACCAG ACTTCGGATATTCTGTATTATGAAGTACTGGACATCCCTCTGCCAGAGCTTCAATGTTTAAAAACATTGAAGGTTGCTTTCTATCATGCTACCAAGGATGAA GTAGTGATCCATACTATTAGATTGCCAAAACAAAGCACCGTCGGGGATGTGCTTAATGACCTTAAAAGCAAG GTTGAGTTGTCTCATCCTGATGCTGAACTTCGATTGCTTGAAGTTTTCTATCACAAAATTTACAAG ATATTCCCACTCAGTGAAAAGATCGAGAATATTAATGATCAATACTGGACATTACGTGCAGAGGag ATTCCAGAAGAGGAGAAAAACATTGGTCCTCATGCTCGCTTTATTCATGTTTATCATTTTATGAAGGACACAGCACAGAATCAG CAGGTTCAGAATTTTGGGGAGCCATTTTTCCTCGTCATACATGAGAATGAGACACTAGCTGAAATAAAAGCTCGTATACAGAAAAAATTGCAGGTTGCTGATGAAGAATACTCAAag TGGAAGTTTGCATTTATGTCACTTGGTCGTCCTGAGTACCTTCAGGACTCAGTTGTTGTGTCCACCCGATTTCAG CGAAGGGACGTCTATGGTGCATGGGAGCAATATCTTGGACTGGAACACACTGATAATACTCCAAAAAGGTCATTTGCAGCTAATCAG AATCGCCACACATTCGAGAAGCCTGTAAGAATCTACAACTAA
- the LOC119989154 gene encoding ubiquitin carboxyl-terminal hydrolase 12-like isoform X3, producing the protein MTLMTPPPIDQQVDDEMLVPQAEIADGPQPMEAQAETVSTVDAPTVEETPTARFTWTIENFSRLNVKKLYSDVFFVGGYKWRILIFPKGNNVDHLSIYLDVADSTALPYGWSRYAQFSLAIINQIHSKYSIRKDTQHQFNVRESDWGFTSFMLLGELYDPARGYLVNDTCVVEADVAVRRVVDYWSHDSKKETGYVGLKNQGATCYMNSLLQTLYHIPYFRKAVYHMPTTENDNPSGSIPLALQSLFYKLQYTDTSVATKELTKSFGWDTYDSFMQHDVQELNRVLCEKLEDKMKGTVVEGTIQQLFEGHHMNYIECINVEYKSTRKESFYDLQLDVKGCRDVYASFDKYVEVERLEGDNKYHAEQYGLQDAKKGVLFIDFPPVLQLQLKRFEYDFMRDTMVKINDRYEFPLQLDLDRENGKYLSPEADRTVRNLYTLHSVLVHSGGVHGGHYYAYIRPTLSDQWFKFEDERVTKEDVKRALEEQYGGEEEVPHTNPGFNNSPFKFTKYSNAYMLVYIRESDKDKIICNVDEKDIAEHLQIRLKKEQEEKEQKKKEKAEAHLYTYIKVARDEDLFEQIGKDIYFDLVDHEKVSTFRIQKQTQFVLFKEEVAKEFGIPVQFQRFWLWAKRQNHTYRPNRPLTLQEEAQSVGQLREVSNKANTAELKLFLDVERGQDLQPIPPPGKSKEDILLFFKFYDPLKEELRYVGRLFVKSSGKPVEILPKLNELAGFGANQVVDLYEEIKFDPGVMCERVDKKLSFRQSQLEDGDIICFQKSQVGNEQYRYPDIPSFLEYVHNRQAVHFRSLEKPKEDDFCLELSKLHTYDDVVERVAHHLGLDDPSKIRITSHNCYSQQPKPQPIKYRAVDHLSDMLVHYNQTSDILYYEVLDIPLPELQCLKTLKVAFYHATKDEVVIHTIRLPKQSTVGDVLNDLKSKVELSHPDAELRLLEVFYHKIYKIFPLSEKIENINDQYWTLRAEEIPEEEKNIGPHARFIHVYHFMKDTAQNQVQNFGEPFFLVIHENETLAEIKARIQKKLQVADEEYSKWKFAFMSLGRPEYLQDSVVVSTRFQRRDVYGAWEQYLGLEHTDNTPKRSFAANQNRHTFEKPVRIYN; encoded by the exons ATGACTCTGATGACTCCTCCACCTATCGAT CAGCAGGTGGACGACGAGATGTTGGTCCCGCAGGCAGAAATTGCCGATGGTCCTCAGCCCATGGAAG cACAAGCAGAAACTGTGAGTACAGTGGATGCGCCAACAGTGGAAGAAACACCAACAGCTAGGTTCACATGGACAATTGAGAATTTCTCAAGGCTGAATGTGAAGAAGCTATATTCTGATGTTTTCTTCGTGGGAGGATACAAATG GCGGATACTTATATTCCCCAAAGGGAACAATGTCGACCATTTGTCTATATATTTAGATGTTGCGGATTCAACGGCCCTGCCATATGGATGGAGTAGATATGCCCAATTCAGCTTGGCTATTATCAACCAAATTCACAGCAAGTACTCCATTAGAAAAG ATACACAGCACCAGTTCAATGTACGCGAAAGTGATTGGGGCTTCACTTCTTTCATGCTTCTTGGTGAACTATATGACCCTGCCAGAGGTTATCTTGTGAATGACACATGTGTGGTTGAAGCTGATGTAGCTGTCCGTAGAGTTGTTGATTACTGGTCACATGACTCAAAAAAAGAGACTGGTTATGTTGGACTTAAGAACCAAGGAGCCACTTGCTACATGAACTCTCTACTTCAGACATTGTACCATATCCCATACTTCAGAAAG GCTGTGTACCATATGCCAACAACTGAGAATGATAATCCATCAGGGAGTATTCCTTTGGCCTTGCAGAGTTTATTTTATAAGCTTCAGTACACTGACACTAGTGTAGCGACGAAAGAGTTAACAAAGTCTTTTGGATGGGACACATATGATTCTTTCATGCAACACGATGTACAAGAACTTAATAGGGTTCTTTGTGAAAAGCTTGAAGATAAAATGAAG GGAACTGTTGTGGAGGGTACAATACAGCAGTTATTTGAAGGCCACCATATGAATTATATTGAATGCATCAACgtggaatataaatcaacaagAAAGGAATCATTTTACG ATCTTCAGCTTGATGTCAAAGGCTGTCGGGATGTCTATGCTTCTTTTGACAAATATGTGGAAGTGGAGCGTCTTGAAGGTGACAATAAATATCACGCTGAGCAGTATGGGTTGCAG GATGCTAAGAAGGGTGTCCTATTCATTGACTTTCCCCCTGTTCTTCAACTTCAGTTAAAacgttttgagtatgattttaTGCGAGATACTATGGTAAAG ATAAATGATCGCTATGAGTTCCCTTTGCAACTTGATCTTGACAGGGAAAATGGGAAATATTTATCACCCGAGGCAGACAGGACTGTTCGCAATCTGTATACGTTGCACAG TGTTTTGGTTCACAGTGGTGGGGTCCATGGTGGGCACTATTATGCTTATATCAGGCCAACCCTCTCAGATCAATG GTTTAAATTTGAAGATGAGCGAGTCACCAAAGAAGATGTGAAAAGGGCTTTGGAAGAGCAATATGGTGGTGAGGAAGAG GTACCTCATACAAATCCCGGGTTCAATAATTCCCCGTTTAAATTTACAAAGTATTCAAATGCGTATATGCTTGTCTATATACGTGAAAGTGACAAGGATAAGATAATCTGTAATGTAGATGAGAAGGACATTGCTGAACACCTTCAG ATAAGGTTGaagaaagaacaagaagagaaggagcagaagaagaaggaaaaagctGAGGCACACCTGTATACTTACATAAAG GTTGCCCGTGATGAGGATTTATTTGAACAGATCGGGAAGGACATATATTTTGATCTTGTGGATCATGAAAAAGTTTCTACTTTTCGCatccaaaaacaaacacaatttGTCCTTTTCAAG GAAGAAGTAGCCAAAGAGTTCGGTATAccagtgcaatttcaacgttTTTGGCTGTGGGCAAAACGCCAAAACCATACATACCGTCCAAATCGGCCGTTGACTCTTCAGGAGGAAGCACAGTCA GTTGGACAGTTGAGAGAAGTTTCCAATAAGGCGAATACTGCTGAGCTGAAGTTGTTTCTGGATGTAGAACGTGGGCag gATTTGCAGCCTATTCCTCCACCAGGGAAGTCTAAAGAGgatattctccttttctttaaattttacgATCCTTTGAAAGAGGAGCTCAG GTATGTTGGGAGACTCTTTGTGAAAAGTAGTGGTAAGCCAGTGGAAATTTTACCTAAACTAAATGAATTGGCTGGCTTTGGCGCAAATCAAGTTGTTGACCTTTATGAG gaAATAAAATTTGACCCTGGTGTCATGTGTGAACGTGTCGACAAAAAGCTCTCATTCCGTCAAAGTCAG CTTGAAGATGGAGACATCATCTGCTTTCAGAAATCTCAAGTTGGAAATGAACAGTACCGCTACCCTGATATTCCGTCATTTCTTGAGTACGTGCATAACCGTCAG GCTGTTCACTTTCGATCGTTGGAGAAACCAAAAGAAGATGACTTCTGTCTTGAGTT GTCAAAGCTACACACTTACGATGATGTTGTGGAAAGAGTAGCTCATCATCTTGGCTTGGATGACCCATCCAAAATTAGGATTACTTCTCATAACTGTTACTCCCAACAACCTAAACCCCAACCTATCAAGTATCGAGCAGTTGACCATttgtctgacatgctagtccACTACAACCAG ACTTCGGATATTCTGTATTATGAAGTACTGGACATCCCTCTGCCAGAGCTTCAATGTTTAAAAACATTGAAGGTTGCTTTCTATCATGCTACCAAGGATGAA GTAGTGATCCATACTATTAGATTGCCAAAACAAAGCACCGTCGGGGATGTGCTTAATGACCTTAAAAGCAAG GTTGAGTTGTCTCATCCTGATGCTGAACTTCGATTGCTTGAAGTTTTCTATCACAAAATTTACAAG ATATTCCCACTCAGTGAAAAGATCGAGAATATTAATGATCAATACTGGACATTACGTGCAGAGGag ATTCCAGAAGAGGAGAAAAACATTGGTCCTCATGCTCGCTTTATTCATGTTTATCATTTTATGAAGGACACAGCACAGAATCAG GTTCAGAATTTTGGGGAGCCATTTTTCCTCGTCATACATGAGAATGAGACACTAGCTGAAATAAAAGCTCGTATACAGAAAAAATTGCAGGTTGCTGATGAAGAATACTCAAag TGGAAGTTTGCATTTATGTCACTTGGTCGTCCTGAGTACCTTCAGGACTCAGTTGTTGTGTCCACCCGATTTCAG CGAAGGGACGTCTATGGTGCATGGGAGCAATATCTTGGACTGGAACACACTGATAATACTCCAAAAAGGTCATTTGCAGCTAATCAG AATCGCCACACATTCGAGAAGCCTGTAAGAATCTACAACTAA